From the genome of Mauremys reevesii isolate NIE-2019 linkage group 24, ASM1616193v1, whole genome shotgun sequence:
tgacagagctgggactagagcgCTGTAAGCAGCTGCCCAGAGTCTTTGTGTgaaggggcagcagggctgtATCCAGGCCTGCCCCCACTGCTTatcctgcactggcagctccGCTTCCGAGTGCTGGAAAGGCTCTGAGGCATCGTGGGCCTGAGCCCCAGCGGCCGTAAATCGGCTTTGCTCCAGATCGACTCCAGTCGAACGGCGCCCTCGGCTCTCAGCCTGGCTGTGTTGTTCCTTAAGGTGCCGTTGTtcttggggaggaaggagagggggcccCAAATCTTTTGAAATCTCTTTCCCTCCGCCCACCTCCACTGCTTCTCCAGCCCGGGAGGGAGCAGATGAAAGTGCCGGGCACAGGGCGGCCGGGTCCCCGGTGTGGAACTCCCGGCCTGGCCCGCTGGCGCTTTCCAGCGTCCCTGGACATGAAAAGAAAAGCGTGAGAAATTTCTGATGCGGACACGGGGGCCTGGATGGGTTCGTGGGAGGAGGTTGTGTGACGGGGGCTCTAGATTACTGGTCTGAATGCAGCCTGGAGCGTTACTGGGGGACAGTCATTATGCCCATCTGGCAGCTGTGTGCCATTGGCCGGCATGGAATGAGTTGCTAGTTCTCAGCCTAGGACCAGTGTTGCATAGGGGCTAGAATCGTGGCGTAGGACTTAGGAGACCCAAGTtctacccctgactgccccttgctctgcctcagtttccccatctgtcaaatggtgATGAGATCCTGACCTGCTTTGCactgtgctttgagatctcctgaTGAAACGCGCTCTACGAGCGCCAGACGTCATTGATGCTTCCCCTGGAGATGCTGAGCCTTAGCAGAATCTCCTTTCGATGACTGAGctataaaaaaaatacatagcgcccccccccccccccccccccgggtgaaGCTAGCGGGCTGCAGCCAGGCTGGCTGGCTTGATCTGAGCCACtagagcagaggtccccaaactgtggggtgcaggaggaacgTTTGGAGGGGGCAGCGGCAGTGGGTCTAATAGCCCTCCCCACGGTACCTGTGCCCTTGTTAAAATCCAGCCAAGCACTATCTGTCTCCGAGGCGCTCCTGAACCAGGCCAAATATTCTGGCAATCGGTGAGCACGTTCATtttcttaatttccttttttggCTAACGATGAGCCCTCCAGGCCAGGGGCCTTTGGGATGTTGTAGCGAGGAGGAGCGAACAGCTGGGCAGCGATAAAGTCTCCAGCCTGCTCCCCACAGCTGGGCCCGCCCCGCCTGGCGTGGGATTGTCCCTCTGTCTGAGGCACCCGGGAGAGGCCAGGCCAGGCAGAGCCAGCTGAGGCGGGGGGTACGGGGAAGGGCCCTGCGTTAGGCAGCAGGGACACAAAAGGAAATGCTGACTGGGCAGGTCTGTGCCCCTCAACCCAGCCCGTTTCCCTTCAGCCCCGTCTGTTGGCTTCTCTTCCCCCTGCTCTGGTCTCTTCCCAGGTACCAACCCTCCTGCTGCCGGATCCAGGAGGCTCTATCTGCCCAGATCTTTCCGTCTGTCCCAGCCCCAGAGACCTGGGCCAAAGCTGCCCCTTGGGCACCCAATGCCACCCCTGAGCCCTGGCTGCTGGGTCAGGCGTTACGCTGTGTGGAGGGGGTGACGCCCCTGGTCAGATGCTcacggggtggaggtgggggcctGAGCCCACGCCAGCGGAGTGGACGTCCTCTGCTGTTAAGGGCCATGGCCAACCGGAGGGTGTGAGAGCCCAGCTGGTGCGGCAGCGTCACCTCGGCCTGGAGCTGGGGACAGGCCCCTCCTGAGGGAGCCCCCCGGTGACCGGTCCGTCTCCTTGTGCCCTTGCAGGTCCCTCAGCGGACGTCTCGGCAGGTGCCCGAGGAGGACGGAGCTGGAAACCAAGCGGCGggtgcctggagcagctgggGCCCGTGGtcatcctgctcccagccctgtggggtgggggtcttgGAAAGGGTCCGCACCTGCCTGCCTCCCTATCAGCGAGCCCCCTGGGGGGGCCCTCATGGCCCACACACGTACGCCCAGCCCCGGTACCCAGAGGAACGGCCCAATCCTTACCGGCCCCGGCCGTCCTACCCCCTTCACACTGATGGGGAGTCAAGGGCGCCTCTCTCCCCACCGGggcctgccctccccctccacagcGGCCCCAGCCACACCCGGGCGGCTCCCCCTCCCGCCCGCTATGGGCCCCAGAACAGGTACATCCGCCACGAGCTGCCTTTGTCCCCGCTGCGGGAGGCCTCCTCCAGCCGCAGGAGGGACCCAGCCCTCGCCCCCAGCGCCCCAAGGCAGGAAGAGGACCCGTCTGGCAAAGCAGGAGCCTCCAGCCGCGGCCTGGCCCACTCTTCGCGTCGGCTGCGCCACCCGGATGCCCCCGCCACCCCCCGCCCGGAAAGGCCCTTCAGACGCGGCAGCTCGGCACCGGCACGGCTGCCCGCCCAGGACTCACTCCCCCTCTTCAAACCCGAGCGGCGGGGCAGCCACGAGGCGGGCGGCGCAGCCAGCAGCTCCCGACACGGTGCCCTCGAGTCCAAGTGGGTGGTGTCCCCGACGCAGGAGTCCCGCGCCGCCAGGAGGTGAGAGCCGGGGTCCCCTGCGGCACAGCCTGGGTTCGCGACCTGGGCGGGATGGGAGGTGCGAGAGAGGGAACCGGCTGGCTCAGGGTGTTGGGTCAGGTGCCATTTGTCCTCCAGTCACTGACGGGTGTGGGGGGGTCCCGGCACCATTCCTACTGCCCTGGCCTCTACTCTGAAGCCCCCCTCCCAGCTGGCAGGCTCGGATCCTAACTTCCATAGGTGCCAAAATACCTTGGATCTGGGCATGGAGACCAAACCACCCGTGTCTCCACAGTGGGGTGTGAGCCCTGTCACTGTCCTTGTCCTGGGACCCTCAGGGCTGCCCATCCGGCAACGGCCCCCAGGGCTAAATCCAGTCAGAAACTAAAAAGGAGCCAGGTGATCTTTGTGAGTGACCCAGGCCTCATCACCATGCTGTTGGGGCACCTCAAATGCACTtcacctcccagcccctccacgAGGCAGGGCTGTTAgccccattgggcagatggggaaactgaggcacggatggACTAagggactggcccaaggtcacgcaggggGTTAACAGTAGAAGGAGGAACTGAACCTGGATCGCTTTAGCCCCAGGCCTTAgctctaaccactgcaccatccttcctcccatGCTTCCTAGGGGCTCTGCACAGGGCCAATCTTGCTCTCTCGGCACATACTAGCTAGGAAGCAgtgttgtgtgttgtgtgtgaccCACAGCTCCCGCACAGCGTCACAAAATCAAGGCCACACACCGCCGCACGGTGACGGCACCTGGAATGCCCCATGGCAACAGCAGGGAGAGAGCGCAGATCCTCCCACTCCAGAAGCCTAGCCCCACCCCTGCTAAACTATGGGAGAATCCCCTGAGCTGTGTGCAGTACAGGGCTCATGACACAAGGTGTGCCATTCTGAAGCCACCCAGGTCCCTGGCTCCCCCTTTGCTCTGTTTATGCAGGGCCTGTAACAACACGTCCCCCCCCTCGTTGCAGGTCTCGAATTCGAGAGTCGATCAAACCGGGGAAATATGGCTACGGGAAGGTGCCCTTTGCGCTGCCCCTGCACAAGGAGGTGGCAGAGGGGGGCACGCCACGGTTCAAGAGACACCCAGGGCCCTCGAGCGACCAGCCACCGCCGCCCACCAAGACTCCCAAGCGCAAGGCCAAGGAAGCCCCCAGCCGGGAGAAGGAGCCGCCGGCCAAGGGCGAGCACCATCCGCAGCACAAGCAGAGGAAGGCCATGCCAGCGGAGGACTCCGCGCAGCCCCGGCTCCAGGCTGGAGCGCTGGCGGAGAACATCTCAGAGCTGGCAGGGCATAGGGCGAGGCCCAGAAGTGGGGGAGATGGGCCTGCTCCACACCACCAGCCCCACACGGCCGAGCAGGGCAGCGCTGGGCCACTGAAGGCCGAGGCCACAGCCAAGCCCCACACAGGCCCCTCGGAGGACAAGGCGAGTCCTGGAGAGAATcgggagccagcagcagcagccgcagaGCTGCGAGGGGCCCGGCATCGCACCGCGGAGGGCACTCCCCAGCCGGGCCCCTCTCCCACGGAGCAGCCATCCCTGTTCGTTGGCTGGGCTCTGGCGGGCACCGTAGGGCCCGGCGGGGGAGAGCCAATGGCTCTGGAGGAGGCGGGTTCGCAGGAGTCGCGCCAGAGGGCAGGAGCGCAGGCGCCCGTCAAGCGAGGAGATGGAGACGGTCCCGGGGACGgcgcagggggcacccagcagccTTCCCGCCCTGGGACGCCCGCGGCAGAGAGGGCCCCGAGCAGCGGCCGCGCCCCTTGGCCACGGGGGGAGCTGCGCCTCAGGCACGAGGTGCTGAAGAACCACAGCTCCGCCCTGGAGGCCCAGCTGGCGCCCAAGGGACACGGGGCAGGGGGTGGCCACAAGGAGGCGCCAGAACTCGGCCACCCCCGTCCCCACTCCCACCATGGGGCCACAGGAACACCAAAGCCCAGGCCTGAGGCCACCCACCTGGCCCAGCCAGAGGGAGCAGGCCCTGCCGACCCCCCCGCGCGCTCCCATCCCCACCAGCTGGCCAGGCCCCGTGCTCAGAGACAGAACGAGTACCGCCCGGGCGGCGACGGCCCCCGGGCCTCCCAGAGCCTCTTTGTGGAACAGCCCTCGCCTCACCGGCTGGCAGAACCGGACATCTGGCTGCTCCACCACGGCAGCCCCGTCCAGTTCCAGGCCAGGGGGCAAAGGCCCAGGCTGGGCCTGCACCTGGGCCCCGAGGTGCCCCAGTGGAATCTCTACCACCCCGGCACAGAGACCTTCCACTGCGAGGGGGAGAGCAAGCAGTTCAAAGCCTGCAGGCAGGAGGTAAGGGCCTCTGCTTTCCCTACAGGAGCGCCGGGTGCCTCCCCCTGATGGGACTAGAACTTAGAGCCCTGTGCTTCAAACCCCCTACAGGAGACTCTCCATTCTTCACTAGCAGTATAGGGCATAAGACACACAGGTGATTAGCTCTGCTTTcctccaggagagagcagtgctgggtacacacccccacccactttATTACAGTATTAGCCACCCCATTTTACAGgcgagaggggaagtgacttgcccaaggtcacccagcccATCGGGAaaagaacctaggagtcctgactccctcctcctccactttAGCCAGCGGGACCAAACTATCTTGTGGGGCCTGCGTCCATTTAACAGTAAAAGGATTCGAGTCCATCTAGGGAAGTGGCCGCTGGCGGGGCTGAGAGCGTCTGAGCTGGAAAGGCAGACGACAAGCGATTCGGTTGCTAATGGAGTTTTTCCTGCcaatttgtcctttttttttggtttaataaACAGTGAAAAATATACAAATGTCAGGCCCAGCCGGTTCCAGGCGAGCCCGGCCACCGTGCTCCGAGAGCGCAGGGCTTATAAATCACCCGTCCCACTCGTTTATACAACGCCGGCCAAACCTCCCCCATTGGCTGGCGGGAACTTGCTCCTGTAAATAGCCATGCGGGGCTGGAGGTGCGGGACAGGCCCCAGAGCATGCTGGGAGAGTTACATGGGCTGTTGGGAAGAAGTTATTTAGGGGCCCCATTGTCTGGTGACTTGAGGTCATGCCGTTAAGGGGAGGGAGCCAGGACGTCTGGGTTTGCTCTGTGAGGGGAGTGCgttccagtggttagagcagggaagggggctgagcagggagtgtGGTTTGATGGTTAGAGCAGGTGACTgggaggcaggagtcctgggttctgtttcacTGGTTCTCTCTTGGCCCCGGGCGAGTCGTGTCCcttccctttgcctcagtttcccccctatAACGGGACAGCCCTCTCCTGCCTCACCAAGTGCAGCTCcaggaacattttaaaaacacctgGAGATCTTCACAGGGAAGGTGCCCAAGGAAGGCAAAGAAAGTGCATTCACAGCCCATAGCATCTTTCCCCTCAGCTGGGGCCTCGAGGGCTTTGCTGACTCAAGGGGTTGATCCCTTCCATTGAAAGATTGTGGGATGGGGGGTGACTAAGCAGTAAGGGGGAAAGGGGATGGGCAGAGAGTGGAAGGAATGGAGTAGGAGAAGAGGGGAGGACGGATGccagagaggagaaagaaaggaTCATGAGCATCACATGAGCAATCCCTGATGAACAGCTGCCAtggcccaccccagaggtggctgcattttggcaCTGGGTAAGCAACCTCTGTTACAGCGTTGCTACATGGCTCTTAACCAGgtgctgccctcccacccccacctcattTCAGCAGTGCACAAGTGATCTCTGTGCAGCATTGCCGTGTGGCTGGTAAAGACctgccatgccccaccccaggggcagctgcatttcagatcCCAGGGTATTTGTATCTCACACTGGTGATGGGCACTGATATAGCAACACATGCCCCCACAATGGGTAGCAGTGTGGAGACCTGCTTGGCGTCTCCTAGTGCCATATTCAGCTGCATCCCAGCCTCCTTTCCCTTCCAGCCGTGCCCAGCTGACCAGCCCGACGCCCGAGCCGTGCAGTGCGCTGCCTTCAACACCCAGGAGTTCATGGGCCGCCTCTACCAGTGGGAGCCCTTCACAGACGGTAAGGGACTGGGAGCCGGGACTGGGATTCGGTGTCCCCATGGTTACAGaggaggggggagcccagtggACTCTCATTGCTCTGCCATGACTTGGCATTCCCAGGAGGTGCCTGCATCTCTGGTGGGCTGGCCCACACCCTCCGGGTGTTGATTGCTCCGGCTGCAGAGTCGCAGGGTGAAAGGTCCTTGCTCTCCGATGGCTGTCGCCCTGAGACCCTGGACTGCAGCTGGGGCCTCTCcgctccctcccccagggctgagtgTGGCACTGCAgaagggccctgtgctcagggttTTATCTCGGGGGCTGTTGGCCGCGGCCCCTCTCGCTCTCTGGGTCCTttccccttcccttgctcccccgCGGGCGCAGGCACTGCTCCCACCCCCCCTCGTTCCTGGCAGCTGGATTTGGTCTCTGCACCTGGAGGACACATTCCTGCAGCTGTCGGGCTTGTGTACTCACACGGTGACGGATGGGCCCCAGCTGGGCCAGGGCGTGTCTGTCCTGTCGGCTCCAGGGTGACCCACGCCGATGGTCTTTAACAGACACCCGCGTGTCCGCGTCTCCCAGCCAAGGGAGTGGGTCAGGGAGCTGTCTGGTGGTGCTCGGCTGAGCCCGGCAAACTCGTTTCACTGGTGATGGAAGCACACTGCCCCGCTCCCCTGGAGCCTTTCCCACTGCCTGGGTCACTCTCTGATGAGCCGGTTAGTTCTCAGCGCTCGTCTCGAAGCTGCTCGGGAGCGTAACCCGGGCCTGGGGTTTGGACAGGGGGCGGGCTCATGCGTGTCCTTCTTGAGCATGGCAGCAGTTCGGGGGCTGCTGTGTGTGGAAGTGATTGCGTGTGCGGCATGTGAACAGGTGGGGCAAGGATGGTGCCTGGACGGATCTACACatatgctttgtgtgtgtgtccctggctGTGTCCACGGGCTCCACCTTGCATGTACTGCGTGGATCTGCATGTGTGTTTCATGCGAGCACGGACTGCGTGTGCCTTACTGGCTGTGAAcatgtctgcagggaaagggcctttTGTCTCTTAAATCACCAGTCCAGGGCACTTTGGAAGCCAATTAGCTGGAAAACTTCTCTCCAGGGAGGCCGTTGTGctgaggaagggggtggagggttcCCCATGccgggggctggggtcccagcagGGTGCTGGGACATTCTCATTTCCTGCCTCAGTCCCTGACTCGCTTGCTCACTTCCTTTCGCTTGTGTCTTTAgcaggagtgtgggagagggggcacgggtggggcggggggagggcaggacCTTGACACCTCTCAGGTCTCGGGGGCAGCTCCAGCCGGGCTGGATGGGAATTAAATAATAATCCGTACGAGCACAGTGTCAAAGTTTGGAAAACACTTGGCTCTGAGTTGAAGATGATTCTGATCCAGAGAGGGTCTGGAGGCGGTTCTAATCTGGGGGAACCAGGCACCAGTTCTGATCTGGGGGAAGCCAAGGGCTGGTCCCaatccagggtgtgtgtgtgtcagggagcAGTTCCGATCCAGAGGGGACCAGGGGCTGAATCTGATCTGGGCGGGCAGGGCGATCTGGGGAGGCTACGGGCTTCGTTCCAATTCCGATCTGATCTCTCAGTTCTGAGCAGGGGCATCACAGCCAGTTCTGACCTGGGGCACTGGGGTCACTTCTAATCTCATTCAAACTGGTTTGTCCGGTCACTGCTGGGAACCCTGGGGGATCTTCTTTTAAATCAGTGACCGCCTCTGGGTGGCAGGCAGCAGCTGTAACCTTTCTGAAATGCCGACCCCTAggccccacgcccctcccagaaccagagatggaactcaggagtcctgacacccagctTCCTGCTCAAAACACTAGCAGCAGCTGATTTGGGAGTGAGGAGTGCCCAGGAAAGCCCATGAAAGGAGCCCCTCTGTGCCCCACAGTCCCTGGAGGCCAAGCCTCATGCTGAGACATTTCAGGACCAAGCAAATTAGATGGAGAAAGGTAGAAGCTggtgcgggggtgggagggggcgaaTGGAGGTGGGAGTCAGCCCCTCATCTCTGTGCTGCGGTGCCCACTCCACCCACCTTTCCCGCCCCACCGTCTGtgcccagtccccacccccacccccatccatggCGCGAAGGCTGGCAGGCGTTTTTTGCCGAGTTCGGCAGATCCAGCCTTTTCGGCCATAATCCCCTTTCTCATGGCCAATGGCCTGTGCAGTAATTGTCGAATGGCATCAGCCCCGCGCCCGGTCTGTTATTCTACGCCCCGCCGGCGCTCTCTGCCCAGCTCGGtcctcaggcagggcaggggcggcggGAATCCAGAACCCACGCCGGGTGCCAGCAGGCGCCTCGCTGGCTGGCTGCCTTCCCCGACTCTCTTCTTCGTTCTTTTCTTTCACCTTCTCTTTTCTGTCTCTGTCAttctttctctccttcctttccctcattgcctcttcctcctctctcgtctctctcctccattcatctttctttctttctttctttctttcttttccccgcccccagctggcaccctccatccctgcaggaccccttTACAAAcaatcccctgccagagccccctTGCCCACCCTGCCGGGCTTTCCCTCCCCCGGCCACGTCCCCGGAACGGCCCTGGTCTAATGATGTGCATAGCAAATTGATTAAGCGCTGGAAGATTTATAACCAGCTGACGCTACACTGTTTGTTGTGCGCCAGGCGCAGCAGAACCGAGGGCTGTGCGAATCTGAGCCGCCAGCCCCTCTGCCTTCCCCGGCATGGGGAGAGCCCATCTCACGGCTTCACCCCACAGCCAGGAgcttgcccccctccccaggccttGCCCACAGTGGGtctggcactggggtgggggtcgTTAGCCATCAGGCTGCTGCCAAGAGGGTGTTTATCAGATTCCTTTCTAAACCCAGCCAAGCAGGTGACAGCAGCATCTCTGTTAATAACCCTTTGTCCTTCTCCGGCCCCGGCTCAccgaggatttcaaagcactttacacaatGGGAGGCAGGGACCGactattttacaggtggggaaactgaggcacagagcagggggatGCGACTGGCCCAgtatcacacagcaggtcagtgaaaGAGACGGGcatggaacccaggaatcctggtgcccagtcccctgctctaaccatgggGGCCACACTCTCCTCCAaaaagccagaaatagaacccagaagtccgggcacccagccctccccatccgtatccccagggctctggcatggGGCGTGCCACTCCCGCGTGGGGCAGCCAGTTCCAGGGCAAACGGCTCTCTGAGCTCGCCCCGGAGCCGGGTGGCAGAGCcctgtgggtgggggagtgcaggggagcTAACGAAGCCCTGAGCGTTCATTAAACAGTGTTCTCAGCGGGCGCCGGCCCTTTCCCCGCGCTCGGTGGTGCAGGCCCCTAAGCGGCTTTACCCAGTTAGTACAAGGACGTGGCTTGTTAACGGCTCTGCGCGGCCAGGGCTGGACCAGCCGGGAGTCCGTGATTAGCTCAGCGCAGCTGGGGCCTTTCGGAGGACGAGCCGTTGCTAATCCGGTTCCACAGCAGGATCAAAGGCAGCCGCCCCCGCCTGGTGCCTCTGGGGAATCATTCCAAAGTGGATTTGCTGGTGCCACTACAGTTCAGATCCGGCACTGCCGTATCCCCAACTCCCAGTGATGGGCCCGTGGGCGAGAGGCTCACCCCTGTGGGTCGGGGCCCAGATCTCCCATGGGTCAGGGGCCCAGATCTGCTGGTGCATCCCCATGGGTCAGGGGTCAGAATCTCCTGGCGTGGCCCAGTGGGGTAGGGTCCCGGATCTCCTGGCGTGGCCCAGTGGGGCAGGGTCCCGGATTGCCTGGCgtggctcagtggggtgggggcccAGATCTCCCGGCGTGGCCCAGTGGGGCAGGGTCCCGGATCTCCCGGCgtggcccagaggggcaggggccCGGATTGCCTGGCGTGGCTCAGTGGAGTGGAGGCCTGGGTCTCCCTCAGCTGACCAACCGCTCCACCCCCCTGTGCTCTGCCCCATGtgtcccttccccgccccat
Proteins encoded in this window:
- the ADAMTSL4 gene encoding ADAMTS-like protein 4; its protein translation is MGSVYGGWISRLGVPGLALALALLTAQLCQGSRKVPQRTSRQVPEEDGAGNQAAGAWSSWGPWSSCSQPCGVGVLERVRTCLPPYQRAPWGGPHGPHTYAQPRYPEERPNPYRPRPSYPLHTDGESRAPLSPPGPALPLHSGPSHTRAAPPPARYGPQNRYIRHELPLSPLREASSSRRRDPALAPSAPRQEEDPSGKAGASSRGLAHSSRRLRHPDAPATPRPERPFRRGSSAPARLPAQDSLPLFKPERRGSHEAGGAASSSRHGALESKWVVSPTQESRAARRSRIRESIKPGKYGYGKVPFALPLHKEVAEGGTPRFKRHPGPSSDQPPPPTKTPKRKAKEAPSREKEPPAKGEHHPQHKQRKAMPAEDSAQPRLQAGALAENISELAGHRARPRSGGDGPAPHHQPHTAEQGSAGPLKAEATAKPHTGPSEDKASPGENREPAAAAAELRGARHRTAEGTPQPGPSPTEQPSLFVGWALAGTVGPGGGEPMALEEAGSQESRQRAGAQAPVKRGDGDGPGDGAGGTQQPSRPGTPAAERAPSSGRAPWPRGELRLRHEVLKNHSSALEAQLAPKGHGAGGGHKEAPELGHPRPHSHHGATGTPKPRPEATHLAQPEGAGPADPPARSHPHQLARPRAQRQNEYRPGGDGPRASQSLFVEQPSPHRLAEPDIWLLHHGSPVQFQARGQRPRLGLHLGPEVPQWNLYHPGTETFHCEGESKQFKACRQEPCPADQPDARAVQCAAFNTQEFMGRLYQWEPFTDVRGSQRCELNCRPVGYRFYVRHTEKVQDGTPCEAASLDICVAGECLSPGCDGVLGSNRTLDSCGVCGGDHSTCKLVVGNFSDSNVPIGYHKILAIPQGATRINVTEMTQSPNYLALRSRSGKSIINGNWAVDPPGRYEAGGTVFVYTRPGHGEPRGAGESLTAEGPTTEPIDVYMIFQQDNPGVAYRFFLAGARPDSPARHPPSHRQDVSALTMLSPSDQLVPPTSYDHPMGTRHRAPAPASQSGRTPGTLQRNVRVPPLPPPPAPPRSQAHDVYWKRVGSTDCSASCGKGLWQPVFRCAARHSQEEVGEEQCADAPKPPAPDEACNTQPCPAYWDVGEWSACSKSCGPGTQHRQVLCRQTYANRSTMVHPQHCGQLDKPSPTQPCQLHVCSHWEVRTNWSACSVLCGLGHRTRHIRCISNHGDLLSDGECNGSHRPPANEACDMGPCVRSWFHSDWSNTCSVECGTGIQRRSVVCLSSYANGQVEETCAGTKPADMRACNSGPCHRTVKWYTGPWSQCSADCGTGTQRRDVICVSKLGSEFNVTAASECAPLEKPPSLQPCTGSACDARWFSTSWSACSKSCVGGVQVREVQCLTQNKTFSNLCPPDLKPIKKRSCNTQPCTPELDENCRDKYQNCPVVVQARLCVYSYYKLVCCASCTRAVERSKDMQSR